A genomic segment from Nicotiana tabacum cultivar K326 chromosome 9, ASM71507v2, whole genome shotgun sequence encodes:
- the LOC107797011 gene encoding putative E3 ubiquitin-protein ligase RHG1A isoform X1, which translates to MQGKRSSIGSFSETLDFGSTSTSGDGIDQQMCWNSRVPDYVVSPNQNNISFLNPVSHERQNIMGWGFGEPSSTNHAGQSERKTDHGWSSTMNACPEPSHFSDEHQYGSPNILSLSNVEVNLNSVQMANSSIFSQGSSPTTLPHDMNTNSGFEGHHGNDDSEDDCQIMECTPAYKSDLPGKEWMSSATTCHTFAGPFGTNGFLIDENDGRPGSSLDGRRLSCKRKALEGHLGQSSASGSRNYIPHAENSLWHSLPSPHSMGTGASICAPTEGSGSINLSEQLNPRLGLSMGGTISESPLRLPASGIAESSRNTFRLRVNSSHQQDTIPSNLFPAVGDAGNVNVSSDWHSSRVFHNNSLNLMSMSAADNVNPQSQASVVHVPSLHRSSQARWDLAPNSRTSSSSSFYASGERDSAPYQEPHSRSLSRNISHHPMFIPVTDARNLNQNPANWSLAGGGNISIVGNVASTSRSSSSSRSHLSSPSRVQHRNPPQYSRRLSEYVRRSLLSSADAEPGGRSGNSPSLCLSAASRVLELSGNHGHRQSRSRSTALSERHLDGGIGVSHSWRTLAAASEGRSRLVSEIRNVLDLMRRGEGLQLEDVMILDQSVFFGMADIHDRHRDMRVDVDNMSYEELLALEERIGNVCTGLGEEAILSHLKQRSYICVKSEEPIDAEPCCICQEEYNDGEDLGTLECGHDFHRDCIKQWLKHKNICPICKTTGLNT; encoded by the exons ATGCAAGGGAAACGAAGTTCCATCGGTTCATTTTCAGAAACTTTAGATTTTGGTTCTACTTCAACATCGGGTGATGGTATAGATCAGCAGATGTGTTGGAATAGTCGTGTACCAGATTATGTGGTATCACCTAATCAGAataatatttcttttcttaatccTGTGAGCCATGAGAGACAGAacataatggggtggggtttcgGAGAACCGAGCTCCACAAATCATGCTGGTCAGAGTGAACGAAAAACAGATCATGGTTGGTCATCTACAATGAATGCATGTCCTGAACCTTCTCACTTCTCTGACGAACATCAATATGGGTCGCCCAACATTCTTTCATTGAGTAATGTAGAAGTAAATTTGAACAGTGTTCAGATGGCTAACAGCAGTATattctctcaaggttctagtCCAACTACCCTTCCTCATGATATGAACACAAATTCAGGGTTTGAGGGGCACCATGGTAATGATGACAGTGAAGATGACTGTCAAATAATGGAATGTACTCCAGCATACAAGTCTGATTTACCAGGAAAAGAGTGGATGTCATCTGCTACTACATGTCATACTTTTGCTGGGCCTTTTGGTACTAATGGATTCTTGATAGATGAAAATGATGGCAGGCCAGGCTCTTCGTTGGATGGTCGTCGCTTATCTTGCAAGAGAAAAGCACTTGAAGGACATCTGGGCCAATCTTCAGCAAGTGGAAGTAGAAATTATATTCCACATGCCGAAAACAGCTTATGGCATTCTCTACCTTCTCCACATAGTATGGGCACAGGTGCAAGTATCTGTGCTCCAACAGAAGGGAGCGGAAGCATTAATTTGTCAGAGCAGCTTAACCCAAGACTTGGGCTTTCAATGGGAGGAACCATTTCAGAAAGTCCACTTCGTTTACCTGCTTCTGGAATTGCCGAAAGTTCCCGTAATACTTTCAGGCTGAGGGTTAATAGCTCACATCAACAAGATACCATTCCTAGTAACCTGTTTCCTGCTGTGGGTGATGCTGGAAATGTTAATGTGTCATCTGACTGGCACTCATCGAGGGTCTTCCATAATAATTCTTTGAACTTGATGTCGATGTCTGCAGCTGATAATGTAAATCCTCAAAGCCAGGCCTCGGTGGTCCATGTTCCTTCTCTGCATCGAAGTTCACAGGCTAGGTGGGATTTAGCACCTAACTCAAGAACTAGCAGTTCATCAAGCTTTTATGCATCTGGAGAGAGAGACTCTGCACCATATCAAGAACCCCACTCAAGAAGTTTGTCAAGGAACATTTCACATCATCCAATGTTTATACCTGTTACTGATGCAAGAAATCTGAACCAAAATCCTGCCAACTGGAGTTTAGCTGGTGGTGGGAATATTTCCATTGTTGGAAATGTTGCATCCACATCTCGAAGTAGCTCGAGTTCACGCTCCCACTTGTCTTCTCCTTCTCGGGTTCAACACAGAAATCCTCCACAATATTCCCGGAGACTGTCTGAATATGTCCGAAGGTCTTTGTTGTCTTCAGCAGATGCTGAACCTGGAGGTCGTAGTGGTAATAGTCCTTCGCTATGTCTGAGTGCTGCCTCTCGGGTGTTGGAGCTTTCTGGCAATCATGGACATCGTCAATCAAGGTCAAGGTCCACAGCATTGTCGGAGAGACATCTTGATGGTGGTATAGGAGTTTCTCATTCTTGGAGGACTTTGGCTGCTGCCAGTGAAGGAAGAAGCAGGCTAGTCTCTGAG ATTCGCAATGTATTGGATCTTATGCGCAGGGGAGAAGGCTTACAACTTGAG GATGTTATGATCCTTGATCAGTCAGTCTTCTTTGGGATGGCGGATATTCATGATCGCCATAGGGATATGCGGGTTGATGTTGATAACATGTCATATGAG GAGTTACTGGCACTTGAAGAGCGCATTGGGAATGTGTGCACTGGACTGGGCGAAGAAGCTATTTTGAGCCATTTGAAGCAACGCagctatatttgtgttaaatcaGAAGAACCCATCGATGCAGAGCCATGCTGTATATGTCAG GAAGAATATAATGATGGAGAGGATCTTGGTACACTGGAGTGTGGCCATGATTTTCATAGAGACTGCATTAAACAATGGCTCAAACACAAGAATATATGCCCCATTTGCAAAACAACGGGGCTGAATACCTGA
- the LOC107797011 gene encoding putative E3 ubiquitin-protein ligase RHG1A isoform X2, with protein sequence MQGKRSSIGSFSETLDFGSTSTSGDGIDQQMCWNSRVPDYVVSPNQNNISFLNPVSHERQNIMGWGFGEPSSTNHAGQSERKTDHGWSSTMNACPEPSHFSDEHQYGSPNILSLSNVEVNLNSVQMANSSIFSQGSSPTTLPHDMNTNSGFEGHHGNDDSEDDCQIMECTPAYKSDLPGKEWMSSATTCHTFAGPFGTNGFLIDENDGRPGSSLDGRRLSCKRKALEGHLGQSSASGSRNYIPHAENSLWHSLPSPHSMGTGASICAPTEGSGSINLSEQLNPRLGLSMGGTISESPLRLPASGIAESSRNTFRLRVNSSHQQDTIPSNLFPAVGDAGNVNVSSDWHSSRVFHNNSLNLMSMSAADNVNPQSQASVVHVPSLHRSSQARWDLAPNSRTSSSSSFYASGERDSAPYQEPHSRSLSRNISHHPMFIPVTDARNLNQNPANWSLAGGGNISIVGNVASTSRSSSSSRSHLSSPSRVQHRNPPQYSRRLSEYVRRSLLSSADAEPGGRSGNSPSLCLSAASRVLELSGNHGHRQSRSRSTALSERHLDGGIGVSHSWRTLAAASEGRSRLVSEGRRLTT encoded by the exons ATGCAAGGGAAACGAAGTTCCATCGGTTCATTTTCAGAAACTTTAGATTTTGGTTCTACTTCAACATCGGGTGATGGTATAGATCAGCAGATGTGTTGGAATAGTCGTGTACCAGATTATGTGGTATCACCTAATCAGAataatatttcttttcttaatccTGTGAGCCATGAGAGACAGAacataatggggtggggtttcgGAGAACCGAGCTCCACAAATCATGCTGGTCAGAGTGAACGAAAAACAGATCATGGTTGGTCATCTACAATGAATGCATGTCCTGAACCTTCTCACTTCTCTGACGAACATCAATATGGGTCGCCCAACATTCTTTCATTGAGTAATGTAGAAGTAAATTTGAACAGTGTTCAGATGGCTAACAGCAGTATattctctcaaggttctagtCCAACTACCCTTCCTCATGATATGAACACAAATTCAGGGTTTGAGGGGCACCATGGTAATGATGACAGTGAAGATGACTGTCAAATAATGGAATGTACTCCAGCATACAAGTCTGATTTACCAGGAAAAGAGTGGATGTCATCTGCTACTACATGTCATACTTTTGCTGGGCCTTTTGGTACTAATGGATTCTTGATAGATGAAAATGATGGCAGGCCAGGCTCTTCGTTGGATGGTCGTCGCTTATCTTGCAAGAGAAAAGCACTTGAAGGACATCTGGGCCAATCTTCAGCAAGTGGAAGTAGAAATTATATTCCACATGCCGAAAACAGCTTATGGCATTCTCTACCTTCTCCACATAGTATGGGCACAGGTGCAAGTATCTGTGCTCCAACAGAAGGGAGCGGAAGCATTAATTTGTCAGAGCAGCTTAACCCAAGACTTGGGCTTTCAATGGGAGGAACCATTTCAGAAAGTCCACTTCGTTTACCTGCTTCTGGAATTGCCGAAAGTTCCCGTAATACTTTCAGGCTGAGGGTTAATAGCTCACATCAACAAGATACCATTCCTAGTAACCTGTTTCCTGCTGTGGGTGATGCTGGAAATGTTAATGTGTCATCTGACTGGCACTCATCGAGGGTCTTCCATAATAATTCTTTGAACTTGATGTCGATGTCTGCAGCTGATAATGTAAATCCTCAAAGCCAGGCCTCGGTGGTCCATGTTCCTTCTCTGCATCGAAGTTCACAGGCTAGGTGGGATTTAGCACCTAACTCAAGAACTAGCAGTTCATCAAGCTTTTATGCATCTGGAGAGAGAGACTCTGCACCATATCAAGAACCCCACTCAAGAAGTTTGTCAAGGAACATTTCACATCATCCAATGTTTATACCTGTTACTGATGCAAGAAATCTGAACCAAAATCCTGCCAACTGGAGTTTAGCTGGTGGTGGGAATATTTCCATTGTTGGAAATGTTGCATCCACATCTCGAAGTAGCTCGAGTTCACGCTCCCACTTGTCTTCTCCTTCTCGGGTTCAACACAGAAATCCTCCACAATATTCCCGGAGACTGTCTGAATATGTCCGAAGGTCTTTGTTGTCTTCAGCAGATGCTGAACCTGGAGGTCGTAGTGGTAATAGTCCTTCGCTATGTCTGAGTGCTGCCTCTCGGGTGTTGGAGCTTTCTGGCAATCATGGACATCGTCAATCAAGGTCAAGGTCCACAGCATTGTCGGAGAGACATCTTGATGGTGGTATAGGAGTTTCTCATTCTTGGAGGACTTTGGCTGCTGCCAGTGAAGGAAGAAGCAGGCTAGTCTCTGAG GGGAGAAGGCTTACAACTTGA
- the LOC107797011 gene encoding putative E3 ubiquitin-protein ligase RHG1A isoform X3 — translation MQGKRSSIGSFSETLDFGSTSTSGDGIDQQMCWNSRVPDYVVSPNQNNISFLNPVSHERQNIMGWGFGEPSSTNHAGQSERKTDHGWSSTMNACPEPSHFSDEHQYGSPNILSLSNVEVNLNSVQMANSSIFSQGSSPTTLPHDMNTNSGFEGHHGNDDSEDDCQIMECTPAYKSDLPGKEWMSSATTCHTFAGPFGTNGFLIDENDGRPGSSLDGRRLSCKRKALEGHLGQSSASGSRNYIPHAENSLWHSLPSPHSMGTGASICAPTEGSGSINLSEQLNPRLGLSMGGTISESPLRLPASGIAESSRNTFRLRVNSSHQQDTIPSNLFPAVGDAGNVNVSSDWHSSRVFHNNSLNLMSMSAADNVNPQSQASVVHVPSLHRSSQARWDLAPNSRTSSSSSFYASGERDSAPYQEPHSRSLSRNISHHPMFIPVTDARNLNQNPANWSLAGGGNISIVGNVASTSRSSSSSRSHLSSPSRVQHRNPPQYSRRLSEYVRRSLLSSADAEPGGRSGNSPSLCLSAASRVLELSGNHGHRQSRSRSTALSERHLDGGIGVSHSWRTLAAASEGRSRLVSEES, via the exons ATGCAAGGGAAACGAAGTTCCATCGGTTCATTTTCAGAAACTTTAGATTTTGGTTCTACTTCAACATCGGGTGATGGTATAGATCAGCAGATGTGTTGGAATAGTCGTGTACCAGATTATGTGGTATCACCTAATCAGAataatatttcttttcttaatccTGTGAGCCATGAGAGACAGAacataatggggtggggtttcgGAGAACCGAGCTCCACAAATCATGCTGGTCAGAGTGAACGAAAAACAGATCATGGTTGGTCATCTACAATGAATGCATGTCCTGAACCTTCTCACTTCTCTGACGAACATCAATATGGGTCGCCCAACATTCTTTCATTGAGTAATGTAGAAGTAAATTTGAACAGTGTTCAGATGGCTAACAGCAGTATattctctcaaggttctagtCCAACTACCCTTCCTCATGATATGAACACAAATTCAGGGTTTGAGGGGCACCATGGTAATGATGACAGTGAAGATGACTGTCAAATAATGGAATGTACTCCAGCATACAAGTCTGATTTACCAGGAAAAGAGTGGATGTCATCTGCTACTACATGTCATACTTTTGCTGGGCCTTTTGGTACTAATGGATTCTTGATAGATGAAAATGATGGCAGGCCAGGCTCTTCGTTGGATGGTCGTCGCTTATCTTGCAAGAGAAAAGCACTTGAAGGACATCTGGGCCAATCTTCAGCAAGTGGAAGTAGAAATTATATTCCACATGCCGAAAACAGCTTATGGCATTCTCTACCTTCTCCACATAGTATGGGCACAGGTGCAAGTATCTGTGCTCCAACAGAAGGGAGCGGAAGCATTAATTTGTCAGAGCAGCTTAACCCAAGACTTGGGCTTTCAATGGGAGGAACCATTTCAGAAAGTCCACTTCGTTTACCTGCTTCTGGAATTGCCGAAAGTTCCCGTAATACTTTCAGGCTGAGGGTTAATAGCTCACATCAACAAGATACCATTCCTAGTAACCTGTTTCCTGCTGTGGGTGATGCTGGAAATGTTAATGTGTCATCTGACTGGCACTCATCGAGGGTCTTCCATAATAATTCTTTGAACTTGATGTCGATGTCTGCAGCTGATAATGTAAATCCTCAAAGCCAGGCCTCGGTGGTCCATGTTCCTTCTCTGCATCGAAGTTCACAGGCTAGGTGGGATTTAGCACCTAACTCAAGAACTAGCAGTTCATCAAGCTTTTATGCATCTGGAGAGAGAGACTCTGCACCATATCAAGAACCCCACTCAAGAAGTTTGTCAAGGAACATTTCACATCATCCAATGTTTATACCTGTTACTGATGCAAGAAATCTGAACCAAAATCCTGCCAACTGGAGTTTAGCTGGTGGTGGGAATATTTCCATTGTTGGAAATGTTGCATCCACATCTCGAAGTAGCTCGAGTTCACGCTCCCACTTGTCTTCTCCTTCTCGGGTTCAACACAGAAATCCTCCACAATATTCCCGGAGACTGTCTGAATATGTCCGAAGGTCTTTGTTGTCTTCAGCAGATGCTGAACCTGGAGGTCGTAGTGGTAATAGTCCTTCGCTATGTCTGAGTGCTGCCTCTCGGGTGTTGGAGCTTTCTGGCAATCATGGACATCGTCAATCAAGGTCAAGGTCCACAGCATTGTCGGAGAGACATCTTGATGGTGGTATAGGAGTTTCTCATTCTTGGAGGACTTTGGCTGCTGCCAGTGAAGGAAGAAGCAGGCTAGTCTCTGAG GAATCGTAG
- the LOC107796995 gene encoding uncharacterized protein LOC107796995: MTSNIAESLNAVTKYARKLPVVELLEYMRTLLERWINEKLLNTKGTFTYLGGKYNKELEDNWTLSQKMRVRASTDYIHTVIDGVKRFIVCLQNKRCSCRQFQLDELSCSHALAALRHRNESYENYCSLYYTRESLLQTYEIPVDLLHDESKWNVPQHIAEEVVMPPTGKWQSGRPQK; encoded by the exons ATGACATCAAACATTGCAGAGTCCTTGAATGCGGTAACCAAATATGCGAGAAAGCTGCCCGTAGTTGAACTATTAGAGTACATGAGGACTCTTCTTGAACGTTGGATTAATGAAAAGTTATTGAATACAAAGGGTACGTTCACATACCTTGGGGGGAAATACAACAAAGAGTTGGAGGATAACTGGACATTATCGCAGAAGATGAGA gtgagggcttcaacaGATTACATCCATACTGTGATAGATGGTGTGAAGCGCTTCATTGTTTGCCTTCAAAACAAGAGATGTAGTTGTAGACAATTCCAGCTTGATGAACTTTCTTGTTCACATGCTTTGGCAGCTTTGAGGCACAGGAACGAGTCTTATGAAAACTATTGTTCTCTTTATTACACGAGGGAGAGCCTTCTGCAGACTTATGAAATACCAGTAGACCTGCTACATGATGAAAGCAAATGGAATGTGCCACAACATATAGCTGAAGAAGTTGTAATGCCACCTACTGGGAAATGGCAGTCAGGGAGACCTCAAAAATAA
- the LOC107797002 gene encoding uncharacterized protein LOC107797002: MKKRRRDLFISKPITYYSVFDEIITKSLKLHPDPSGLESFELCIPFKYASTAIPDVNKWILYLSSWRNNIKKLTLIYNEVWTRDVMDRHKLPTYFFSLLNLTSLKLQNVVLSPPPDFKGFLNLDEFILIGVGFADNCFESFLSSCLLLTRLVLHGCSGIHHFNISGSNLKNHQTVAITSPPDLIMFVPGSSPQVKILRLDGMFLHYLPVDPGMLSLEILQLKGVNFMDFNQTSALLCLLASALNLQQLHIEAASTNNPNQELQLAITCDNEHRGAPTSSSKKGIGYGYKAAPVKLNQSLVDAWLCLGN; encoded by the exons ATGAAGAAGAGAAGAAGGGATCTTTTTATTTCTAAGCCCATTACGTACTACTCTGTATTTGATGAAATTATCACCAAATCTCTTAAGCTTCATCCTGATCCTAGTGGATTAGAGAGTTTTGAATTATGCATCCCTTTTAAATATGCTTCAACAGCGATTCCTGATGTGAACAAATGGATACTCTATTTATCATCTTGGAGGAACAATATCAAGAAATTAACCTTAATCTACAATGAGGTATGGACCAGGGATGTTATGGATCGTCATAAGTTACCCACCTATTTCTTCTCTTTGCTAAATTTGACATCCTTGAAGCTCCAGAATGTTGTTCTTTCGCCACCGCCAGATTTTAAAGGCTTCCTTAATCTCGACGAATTTATACTTATTGGGGTTGGCTTTGCAGACAActgttttgaaagttttctttCCAGCTGCCTCCTTCTTACAAGGCTAGTGCTACATGGCTGCTCTGGCATTCATCATTTTAATATAAGTGGTTCTAATCTCAAGA ATCATCAAACGGTTGCTATAACCAGTCCTCCTGATCTCATCATGTTTGTGCCCGGTAGCTCGCCTCAAGTCAAAATACTTCGTCTTGATGGAATGTTTCTGCACTACTTACCAGTTGATCCGGGTATGCTATCTTTAGAGATTCTTCAACTCAAAGGTGTAAACTTTATGGACTTCAATCAAACATCTGCTCTCCTCTGCTTGCTTGCAAGTGCTCTGAATTTGCAACAACTTCATATCGAGGCAGCTTCTACAAACAATCCAAACCAGGAACTACAA CTTGCCATCACTTGTGACAATGAGCATCGTGGTGCACCCACAAGTTCAAGCAAAAAAGGCATTGGATATGGCTACAAAGCTGCTCCA GTTAAGTTGAATCAGTCGCTTGTGGATGCTTGGCTGTGCCTAGGTAACTGA